A region of Toxorhynchites rutilus septentrionalis strain SRP chromosome 1, ASM2978413v1, whole genome shotgun sequence DNA encodes the following proteins:
- the LOC129761391 gene encoding tigger transposable element-derived protein 2-like, which yields MKLKRDGLQGSSTNVNRKRRSNFLTLVEKVRIIEDFEAGCGTHDFLGKKFGVGSSTVTRIIQKKEAIREAVDKFKEYGVNNRKTLKEQTFPLLEEALYIWILQQRQSNILLTVDILKAKAELLFKMFQDRGLYAVHGFSASDGWMHRFKQRFGLRVKAVTGEKASVNVEAYLNFKKVLQKKIQEMQLSLSQVFNADESALFIKLLATRSVVTCDETVASGRKQNKTRYTFMPCSNIDGSLKLPLYFICTAAKPRGINIEELPVSYNHSKKAWMTRLLFRQWFHEEFVPAVRKFSAERGLEPKALLVLDNCTSHYDVDESLQSDDGLIQVIYLPPNVTAECQPMDQSVINAIKRKYKRKLMLALILENEHLSFEERLKKINHQQCISWLATSWEEISDKTIRNSWKKLIDGLPEDAVNVDSKAADDDFKALVSRIDSLAGTKTSEQDIDLWIKDQVCDGDHNPDWVTSEVFSDDEILSSVLKKDQPEMQEEWLIDTEDGSNSFDTSITSTGDPDFGDAIKSIDCLVRYMKHDVAEVCRLNALRSKITEVEWLKRAC from the exons ATGAA GCTCAAAAGGGATGGTTTGCAAGGATCCAGTACGAACGTTAACCGGAAACGGAGGAGCAATTTCCTGACGCTGGTGGAGAAGGTTCGCATAATTGAAGATTTTGAAGCAGGATGTGGTACGCATGACTTTCTTGGGAAGAAGTTCGGCGTAGGATCTTCTACGGTCACGAGAATAATCCAAAAGAAAGAAGCAATTCGTGAGGCGGTGGACAAGTTCAAGGAATATGgtgtaaataatcgaaaaacattgaaagagcAGACGTTCCCTTTGCTGGAAGAAGCTCTTTACATCTGGATTTTACAGCAGCGGCAGTCCAACATTTTGTTGACAGTGGATATTCTTAAAGCAAAGGCGGAGCTGCTGTTTAAGATGTTCCAGGACCGGGGGCTCTATGCGGTGCACGGTTTTTCTGCTTCGGATGGCTGGATGCATCGTTTTAAGCAGCGGTTTGGATTGCGCGTGAAAGCCGTAACAGGAGAAAAGGCATCGGTAAACGTTGAAGCGTACCTAAATTTCAAGAAGGTTCTACAGAAGAAGATTCAGGAAATGCAGCTATCACTATCCCAAGTCTTTAATGCAGATGAATCTGCCTTGTTCATCAAGCTCCTAGCCACACGCTCTGTCGTTACCTGTGATGAGACCGTGGCAAGCGGACGGAAGCAAAACAAGACAAGGTATACTTTTATGCCTTGCTCCAACATAGATGGTTCCCTAAAGCTTCCGTTGTATTTCATTTGCACTGCTGCAAAACCACGAGGAATCAACATCGAAGAACTTCCCGTTTCATATAATcattccaaaaaggcttggatgaCCAGACTGTTGTTCCGTCAATGGTTCCACGAAGAGTTTGTCCCCGCTGTTCGAAAATTttcggccgagagaggattggAGCCAAAGGCATTGCTGGTTCTTGATAATTGCACCAGTCATTATGACGTTGACGAATCTCTACAGAGTGACGATGGACTGATTCAAGTGATCTACCTCCCACCAAATGTAACTGCTGAATGCCAGCCGATGGACCAATCGGTCATCAATGCAATCAAGCGAAAGTATAAAAGAAAACTGATGCTCGCATTAATTCTGGAAAACGAACACTTAAG TTTCGAAGAACGATTGAAGAAGATTAATCATCAACAGTGTATATCGTGGTTGGCAACCTCTTGGGAGGAGATATCTGACAAAACTATACGTAATTCGTGGAAGAAATTGATCGATGGTTTGCCGGAGGATGCTGTTAATGTAGACTCGAAAGCGGCCGATGATGACTTCAAAGCGCTTGTGTCCAGGATTGACAGTTTGGCAGGAACAAAAACATCTGAGCAAGATATTGATCTGTGGATCAAAGATCAGGTGTGTGATGGTGATCATAATCCAGATTGGGTAACCAGTGAAGTGTTCTCTGATGACGAGATTTTGTCATCAGTTCTCAAGAAAGATCAACCTGAAATGCAAGAAGAATGGTTGATAGACACAGAAGATGGAAGTAATTCGTTTGATACTTCCATTACTAGTACCGGAGATCCTGATTTTGGCGATGCAATCAAGTCAATTGATTGCCTAGTTCGCTATATGAAGCATGATGTTGCAGAAGTATGCCGTTTGAACGCGCTACGTTCGAAAATCACTGAAGTTGAATGGCTAAAACGAGCATGTTGA